From Vitis vinifera cultivar Pinot Noir 40024 chromosome 5, ASM3070453v1, the proteins below share one genomic window:
- the LOC100258504 gene encoding putative E3 ubiquitin-protein ligase LIN-2 isoform X2, protein MASISSSFSSLASTHDHERLDLQSIRALVVSVNHHIHEFLANNETRKSLKLRCSLKLRIQKQEFFEFSEHSVISNLYWGIESVEAAIRAKWPEEKTSRLKNSEQMLQVPALLDEQGTTGGISNRYIVCCSYFYLSIVRKLQRDEWQVALHFLQALMVSPRLIQTEFAPGLCENLFLTHSISERQNVGGRSFRSVSLMNSDEGKPGEAIRETAKRYKSWLMYYQVMQYGETPQRPGGYNDILSPVDQSPYNSITGTFPAVSQYLPLFMNRYGKSSSTKSSSSIAHGNTSLQTYRNFQKVHPLDPQESIIDSTGDKAKASRDNTEIQDYRKALNNSDQVSRQDIKRSSNIKCLQDILMESQSDTPTSDDSFDDNDSADGDSEAYADETQSSMEAARIKADQGRMEISDQRFQNSCCISTSFPPLHEEINEANIKKLFSGRFSRSLNDLNLSILELGVEKSHTLWSCHAQEETTWRRLEPDDFQILDCLAATSLQNYMFAQMEHNQGNGARKKHNSSRRKNLHEVCLHPEKDSHGELLRALDKAISKLWFSEGQGKYDEDSSVEVTTIYEMLTNKTGVKYTLLKDAILDQLLSSISTSKKEGIVRASVSILLTIIAGNKSVIDDIKKKGLQLGHLANALKRNVYEAATLIYLINPSPTEIKTLELLPTLMNVVCTSNNYAGGPASLPTPPAASLMIIEALIAAFDYATNSMHLAEISSPQVLSGLLDVARNNNLEELIPLATILVKCMQFDGQCRNYISQFTPMAPFIYLLRSNKRRVKLIALEFFHEILRMPRSSAISVLQQMKKEGSINIMHILLPCLQQSQAEHQLLAANLLLQLDQLEDSSGRSMFREEAMEVLLESMVCEENSATQILSAFILSNLGGTYSWTGEPYTVAWLVKKAGLTSLYHRNMIRNFDWLDQSLQDTGTDTWCSKIGRSIIKGGIPLFHALEKGLKSKVRRVSRDCLTAIAWLGYEIATTPNELRYSACEILLSGIEQFLHPGLDLEERLLACLCIYNYTSGMQKLIHFSEGVRESLGRLSNITWMAEELLKIADYFLPYKSHISCVHTQILEMGRKCSGAVTALIYYRGQLCSGYSDGSIKVWDIKGQSATLVLDIKEHRKAVTCFSHFEPGDSLLSGSADKTIRVWQMVKRKMECTEVISTKEPVQNLDTHGQLIFTVTHGHGVKVFDASRKVKDICKSKHVKCVRVVQGRLYIGCMDSSIQEVVITRAREQEIRAPAKSWRMQNRPINSIVVYKDWLYSASDIVEGSNFKEWKRHSKPQMSMVPDKGASVLAMGIVEDFIYLNCSSSTSILQIWLRGTQQKAGRLSAGSRITSLLTANDIVLCGTEMGLIKGWIPL, encoded by the exons ATGGCTtccatctcttcttctttctcttccttgGCTTCAACTCATGATCATGAGAGGCTGGACCTTCAATCCATAAGGGCACTCGTTGTTTCAGTCAATCACCACATACATGAATTCTTGGCCAACAATGAGACCAGGAAGTCTTTAAAATTGAGATGCAGCTTAAAGCTCAGGATTCAAAAGCAGGAGTTCTTTGAGTTCTCAGAGCACTCGGTTATATCAAATCTTTACTGGGGCATTGAGAGTGTTGAAGCAGCAATTCGGGCTAAATGGCCTGAGGAGAAAACCTCCCGGCTAAAGAATTCAGAACAAATGCTTCAAGTCCCAGCATTGCTTGATGAGCAAGGAACCACAGGAGGAATCTCAAACCGATACATAGTTTGTTGCTCCTACTTTTACCTCTCTATTGTTAGAAAACTCCAAAGAGATGAGTGGCAGGTGGCACTGcattttctccaagctttgatGGTTTCTCCAAGGCTAATCCAGACAGAATTTGCACCTGGACTTTGCGAGAATCTCTTTCTTACACACTCTATCTCAGAGAGGCAAAATGTGGGTGGAAGAAGCTTTAGGTCAGTCTCTCTCATGAATTCCGATGAGGGTAAGCCTGGTGAAGCAATAAGAGAGACAGCAAAGAGATACAAGAGCTGGTTGATGTACTATCAGGTCATGCAATATGGCGAGACCCCTCAAAGACCTGGCGGATACAATGATATTCTTTCCCCTGTTGATCAATCACCATATAATTCCAT AACCGGAACCTTTCCTGCAGTATCTCAATATCTTCCGCTCTTCATGAACAGGTATGGGAAGTCTAGCAGCACTAAATCTTCAAGTTCAATTGCACATGGAAACACCTCCTTGCAAACTTATCGTAAT TTCCAGAAGGTGCATCCACTTGATCCTCAAGAAAGTATAATTGACAGCACAGGAGACAAAGCTAAGGCATCCAGGGACAATACAGAGATTCAAGATTATAGGAAAGCTCTTAACAATTCAGACCAGGTTAGCAGACAAGATATCAAAAGGagttcaaatatcaaatgccttCAGGATATCTTAATGGAATCCCAATCAGATACACCAACTTCTGATGATTCTTTCGATGACAATGATTCTGCAGATGGTGATTCAGAG GCATATGCAGATGAGACTCAAAGCTCAATGGAAGCTGCAAGAATAAAAGCAGATCAAGGACGGATGGAAATTTCTGATCA GAGGTTCCAGAACTCTTGCTGCATATCAACATCTTTCCCACCACTGCATGAAGAAATCAATGAAGCAAATATCAAGAAGTTATTTTCTGGCAGATTTTCCAGGTCCCTCAATGATTTAAATCTATCGATTTTGGAacttggagttgagaaatcACATACCCTCTGGAGTTGCCATGCCCAAGAAGAGACAACTTGGAGGAGATTAGAGCCAGATGACTTCCAGATATTGGATTGTCTAGCAGCTACATCTCTGCAGAATTATATGTTCGCACAGATGGAGCACAACCAAGGAAATGGTGCAAGAAAAAAACATAACTCAAGCAGGCGAAAGAACTTACATGAAGTTTGTTTACATCCAGAAAAAGATTCCCATGGAGAACTATTGAGGGCACTTGACAAAGCAATTTCAAAATTATGGTTTTCAGAAGGACAAGGAAAATATGATGAAGATTCGTCTGTGGAAGTTACAACCATATATGAAATGCTGACCAATAAAACAGGGGTAAAATACACTCTTTTAAAGGATGCCATACTGGATCAACTGCTGAGTTCTATTTCAACTTCCAAAAAAGAGGGAATCGTGAGGGCATCAGTGTCTATTCTCTTGACTATCATTGCAGGGAACAAGTCAGTTATAGATGACATCAAGAAGAAGGGTTTACAGTTGGGCCATTTGGCAAATGCTCTAAAAAGAAATGTGTATGAGGCTGCTACTCTTATCTACTTAATAAATCCTTCTCCCACAGAAATTAAAACTTTAGAACTTTTACCAACACTGATGAATGTTGTGTGCACTTCAAACAATTATGCGGGTGGCCCAGCATCACTTCCGACACCTCCTGCAGCATCATTGATGATTATTGAAGCATTAATAGCTGCATTTGACTATGCTACAAATAGCATGCATTTGGCTGAAATCAGTTCACCCCAAGTTCTTTCAGGACTCCTGGATGTTGCAAGAAATAATAATCTGGAAGAGCTTATCCCGTTGGCCACTATTCTTGTAAAATGTATGCAGTTTGACGGACAATGCAGAAACTATATATCACAATTTACTCCTATGGCTCCATTTATCTATCTCCTAAGAAGTAACAAGAGGCGTGTCAAGCTCATTGCGCTTGAATTCTTTCATGAAATCCTTCGCATGCCGCG GTCATCGGCAATTAGTGTCTTGCAGCAGATGAAAAAAGAAGGAAGTATTAATATTATGCACATATTACTGCCCTGCCTCCAACAATCACAAGCTGAGCACCAACTTCTGGCAGCAAATTTGTTGCTTCAACTAGACCAGCTg GAAGACTCATCTGGCAGAAGCATGTTTAGAGAAGAGGCTATGGAGGTCCTCCTTGAGTCAATGGTGTGTGAAGAGAACTCTGCTACACAGATATTATCTGCATTCATTTTGTCAAATCTTGGTGGAACCTATTCTTGGACAGGAGAACCATATACAGTAGCATGGTTGGTAAAGAAAGCAGGTCTGACCTCATTGTACCACAGGAATATGATAAGAAACTTTGACTGGTTAGATCAAAGCCTACAG GATACTGGCACTGACACTTGGTGCAGCAAGATTGGAAGAAGCATCATCAAAGGTGGAATTCCTCTTTTCCATGCTTTGGAGAAGGGTCTAAAGAGCAAGGTAAGGAGGGTTTCTCGGGACTGTCTCACAGCTATTGCATGGCTTGGCTATGAAATTGCAACGACCCCAAATGAGCTGAGATATTCTGCGTGTGAGATCTTATTGAGTGGAATTGAGCAATTTTTGCACCCTGGATTGGATCTTGAAGAAAGACTTCTAGCATGTCTATGCATTTATAACTATACATCTG GAATGCAAAAGCTAATACATTTCTCAGAAGGAGTTCGGGAATCACTGGGACGCCTTTCAAACATAACCTGGATGGCAGAGGAGTTACTGAAAATAGCTGATTATTTCCTGCCCTATAAATCG CATATATCTTGTGTTCACACACAAATTCTGGAGATGGGTCGCAAATGCAGTGGAGCTGTAACTGCTCTCATCTACTACAGGGGACAACTTTGCAGTGGATACTCTGATGGTTCAATTAAG GTGTGGGACATCAAGGGGCAATCAGCCACTCTAGTATTGGATATTAAGGAGCACAGAAAGGCTGTGACATGTTTTTCACATTTTGAACCAGGGGACAGCCTTCTAAGTGGATCTGCTGATAAAACCATCAGA GTCTGGCAAATGGTCAAAAGGAAAATGGAATGCACTGAAGTAATATCAACGAAGGAACCAGTTCAGAATCTAGATACTCATGGCCAACTGATTTTTACAGTTACCCATGGCCATGGAGTGAAG GTGTTTGATGCATCACGAAAAGTCAAAGACATTTGCAAGAGTAAACATGTGAAATGCGTAAGGGTGGTTCAAGGAAGGCTTTATATAGGTTGCATGGATTCAAGCATACAG GAGGTAGTCATAACAAGAGCTCGTGAGCAAGAGATCAGAGCACCAGCAAAGAGTT
- the LOC100258504 gene encoding putative E3 ubiquitin-protein ligase LIN-2 isoform X1: MASISSSFSSLASTHDHERLDLQSIRALVVSVNHHIHEFLANNETRKSLKLRCSLKLRIQKQEFFEFSEHSVISNLYWGIESVEAAIRAKWPEEKTSRLKNSEQMLQVPALLDEQGTTGGISNRYIVCCSYFYLSIVRKLQRDEWQVALHFLQALMVSPRLIQTEFAPGLCENLFLTHSISERQNVGGRSFRSVSLMNSDEGKPGEAIRETAKRYKSWLMYYQVMQYGETPQRPGGYNDILSPVDQSPYNSITGTFPAVSQYLPLFMNRYGKSSSTKSSSSIAHGNTSLQTYRNFQKVHPLDPQESIIDSTGDKAKASRDNTEIQDYRKALNNSDQVSRQDIKRSSNIKCLQDILMESQSDTPTSDDSFDDNDSADGDSEAYADETQSSMEAARIKADQGRMEISDQRFQNSCCISTSFPPLHEEINEANIKKLFSGRFSRSLNDLNLSILELGVEKSHTLWSCHAQEETTWRRLEPDDFQILDCLAATSLQNYMFAQMEHNQGNGARKKHNSSRRKNLHEVCLHPEKDSHGELLRALDKAISKLWFSEGQGKYDEDSSVEVTTIYEMLTNKTGVKYTLLKDAILDQLLSSISTSKKEGIVRASVSILLTIIAGNKSVIDDIKKKGLQLGHLANALKRNVYEAATLIYLINPSPTEIKTLELLPTLMNVVCTSNNYAGGPASLPTPPAASLMIIEALIAAFDYATNSMHLAEISSPQVLSGLLDVARNNNLEELIPLATILVKCMQFDGQCRNYISQFTPMAPFIYLLRSNKRRVKLIALEFFHEILRMPRSSAISVLQQMKKEGSINIMHILLPCLQQSQAEHQLLAANLLLQLDQLEDSSGRSMFREEAMEVLLESMVCEENSATQILSAFILSNLGGTYSWTGEPYTVAWLVKKAGLTSLYHRNMIRNFDWLDQSLQDTGTDTWCSKIGRSIIKGGIPLFHALEKGLKSKVRRVSRDCLTAIAWLGYEIATTPNELRYSACEILLSGIEQFLHPGLDLEERLLACLCIYNYTSGKGMQKLIHFSEGVRESLGRLSNITWMAEELLKIADYFLPYKSHISCVHTQILEMGRKCSGAVTALIYYRGQLCSGYSDGSIKVWDIKGQSATLVLDIKEHRKAVTCFSHFEPGDSLLSGSADKTIRVWQMVKRKMECTEVISTKEPVQNLDTHGQLIFTVTHGHGVKVFDASRKVKDICKSKHVKCVRVVQGRLYIGCMDSSIQEVVITRAREQEIRAPAKSWRMQNRPINSIVVYKDWLYSASDIVEGSNFKEWKRHSKPQMSMVPDKGASVLAMGIVEDFIYLNCSSSTSILQIWLRGTQQKAGRLSAGSRITSLLTANDIVLCGTEMGLIKGWIPL, from the exons ATGGCTtccatctcttcttctttctcttccttgGCTTCAACTCATGATCATGAGAGGCTGGACCTTCAATCCATAAGGGCACTCGTTGTTTCAGTCAATCACCACATACATGAATTCTTGGCCAACAATGAGACCAGGAAGTCTTTAAAATTGAGATGCAGCTTAAAGCTCAGGATTCAAAAGCAGGAGTTCTTTGAGTTCTCAGAGCACTCGGTTATATCAAATCTTTACTGGGGCATTGAGAGTGTTGAAGCAGCAATTCGGGCTAAATGGCCTGAGGAGAAAACCTCCCGGCTAAAGAATTCAGAACAAATGCTTCAAGTCCCAGCATTGCTTGATGAGCAAGGAACCACAGGAGGAATCTCAAACCGATACATAGTTTGTTGCTCCTACTTTTACCTCTCTATTGTTAGAAAACTCCAAAGAGATGAGTGGCAGGTGGCACTGcattttctccaagctttgatGGTTTCTCCAAGGCTAATCCAGACAGAATTTGCACCTGGACTTTGCGAGAATCTCTTTCTTACACACTCTATCTCAGAGAGGCAAAATGTGGGTGGAAGAAGCTTTAGGTCAGTCTCTCTCATGAATTCCGATGAGGGTAAGCCTGGTGAAGCAATAAGAGAGACAGCAAAGAGATACAAGAGCTGGTTGATGTACTATCAGGTCATGCAATATGGCGAGACCCCTCAAAGACCTGGCGGATACAATGATATTCTTTCCCCTGTTGATCAATCACCATATAATTCCAT AACCGGAACCTTTCCTGCAGTATCTCAATATCTTCCGCTCTTCATGAACAGGTATGGGAAGTCTAGCAGCACTAAATCTTCAAGTTCAATTGCACATGGAAACACCTCCTTGCAAACTTATCGTAAT TTCCAGAAGGTGCATCCACTTGATCCTCAAGAAAGTATAATTGACAGCACAGGAGACAAAGCTAAGGCATCCAGGGACAATACAGAGATTCAAGATTATAGGAAAGCTCTTAACAATTCAGACCAGGTTAGCAGACAAGATATCAAAAGGagttcaaatatcaaatgccttCAGGATATCTTAATGGAATCCCAATCAGATACACCAACTTCTGATGATTCTTTCGATGACAATGATTCTGCAGATGGTGATTCAGAG GCATATGCAGATGAGACTCAAAGCTCAATGGAAGCTGCAAGAATAAAAGCAGATCAAGGACGGATGGAAATTTCTGATCA GAGGTTCCAGAACTCTTGCTGCATATCAACATCTTTCCCACCACTGCATGAAGAAATCAATGAAGCAAATATCAAGAAGTTATTTTCTGGCAGATTTTCCAGGTCCCTCAATGATTTAAATCTATCGATTTTGGAacttggagttgagaaatcACATACCCTCTGGAGTTGCCATGCCCAAGAAGAGACAACTTGGAGGAGATTAGAGCCAGATGACTTCCAGATATTGGATTGTCTAGCAGCTACATCTCTGCAGAATTATATGTTCGCACAGATGGAGCACAACCAAGGAAATGGTGCAAGAAAAAAACATAACTCAAGCAGGCGAAAGAACTTACATGAAGTTTGTTTACATCCAGAAAAAGATTCCCATGGAGAACTATTGAGGGCACTTGACAAAGCAATTTCAAAATTATGGTTTTCAGAAGGACAAGGAAAATATGATGAAGATTCGTCTGTGGAAGTTACAACCATATATGAAATGCTGACCAATAAAACAGGGGTAAAATACACTCTTTTAAAGGATGCCATACTGGATCAACTGCTGAGTTCTATTTCAACTTCCAAAAAAGAGGGAATCGTGAGGGCATCAGTGTCTATTCTCTTGACTATCATTGCAGGGAACAAGTCAGTTATAGATGACATCAAGAAGAAGGGTTTACAGTTGGGCCATTTGGCAAATGCTCTAAAAAGAAATGTGTATGAGGCTGCTACTCTTATCTACTTAATAAATCCTTCTCCCACAGAAATTAAAACTTTAGAACTTTTACCAACACTGATGAATGTTGTGTGCACTTCAAACAATTATGCGGGTGGCCCAGCATCACTTCCGACACCTCCTGCAGCATCATTGATGATTATTGAAGCATTAATAGCTGCATTTGACTATGCTACAAATAGCATGCATTTGGCTGAAATCAGTTCACCCCAAGTTCTTTCAGGACTCCTGGATGTTGCAAGAAATAATAATCTGGAAGAGCTTATCCCGTTGGCCACTATTCTTGTAAAATGTATGCAGTTTGACGGACAATGCAGAAACTATATATCACAATTTACTCCTATGGCTCCATTTATCTATCTCCTAAGAAGTAACAAGAGGCGTGTCAAGCTCATTGCGCTTGAATTCTTTCATGAAATCCTTCGCATGCCGCG GTCATCGGCAATTAGTGTCTTGCAGCAGATGAAAAAAGAAGGAAGTATTAATATTATGCACATATTACTGCCCTGCCTCCAACAATCACAAGCTGAGCACCAACTTCTGGCAGCAAATTTGTTGCTTCAACTAGACCAGCTg GAAGACTCATCTGGCAGAAGCATGTTTAGAGAAGAGGCTATGGAGGTCCTCCTTGAGTCAATGGTGTGTGAAGAGAACTCTGCTACACAGATATTATCTGCATTCATTTTGTCAAATCTTGGTGGAACCTATTCTTGGACAGGAGAACCATATACAGTAGCATGGTTGGTAAAGAAAGCAGGTCTGACCTCATTGTACCACAGGAATATGATAAGAAACTTTGACTGGTTAGATCAAAGCCTACAG GATACTGGCACTGACACTTGGTGCAGCAAGATTGGAAGAAGCATCATCAAAGGTGGAATTCCTCTTTTCCATGCTTTGGAGAAGGGTCTAAAGAGCAAGGTAAGGAGGGTTTCTCGGGACTGTCTCACAGCTATTGCATGGCTTGGCTATGAAATTGCAACGACCCCAAATGAGCTGAGATATTCTGCGTGTGAGATCTTATTGAGTGGAATTGAGCAATTTTTGCACCCTGGATTGGATCTTGAAGAAAGACTTCTAGCATGTCTATGCATTTATAACTATACATCTGGTAAAG GAATGCAAAAGCTAATACATTTCTCAGAAGGAGTTCGGGAATCACTGGGACGCCTTTCAAACATAACCTGGATGGCAGAGGAGTTACTGAAAATAGCTGATTATTTCCTGCCCTATAAATCG CATATATCTTGTGTTCACACACAAATTCTGGAGATGGGTCGCAAATGCAGTGGAGCTGTAACTGCTCTCATCTACTACAGGGGACAACTTTGCAGTGGATACTCTGATGGTTCAATTAAG GTGTGGGACATCAAGGGGCAATCAGCCACTCTAGTATTGGATATTAAGGAGCACAGAAAGGCTGTGACATGTTTTTCACATTTTGAACCAGGGGACAGCCTTCTAAGTGGATCTGCTGATAAAACCATCAGA GTCTGGCAAATGGTCAAAAGGAAAATGGAATGCACTGAAGTAATATCAACGAAGGAACCAGTTCAGAATCTAGATACTCATGGCCAACTGATTTTTACAGTTACCCATGGCCATGGAGTGAAG GTGTTTGATGCATCACGAAAAGTCAAAGACATTTGCAAGAGTAAACATGTGAAATGCGTAAGGGTGGTTCAAGGAAGGCTTTATATAGGTTGCATGGATTCAAGCATACAG GAGGTAGTCATAACAAGAGCTCGTGAGCAAGAGATCAGAGCACCAGCAAAGAGTT